Part of the Ruegeria sp. AD91A genome, CGTGCCGGTTCTGATTCCCGAGGATTACGTACCCGATCTCGATGTTCGTCTGGGCCTTTACCGCCGCCTGTCATCGCTCTCGACCAAGGTTGAACTGGAGGGTTTTGCTGCGGAGTTGATCGACCGTTTTGGCAAGTTGCCGAAAGAGGTTAACACTCTGATGCTGGTCGTGCGCATCAAAGCCATGTGCAAACGGGCGGGCATTGCCAAGCTGGACGGCGGCCCGAAAGGGGCGACGATCCAGTTCCACAATGACAAGTTCGCATCACCAGAAGGTTTGGTCGAGTTCATTCAAAACCAGCGCGGCATGGCCAAGGTCAAGGATAACAAGATCGTCGTGCGCCGGGATTGGAAGAAAGACAGCGACAAGATCAAAGGGGCCTTTGCGATTGCCCGCGACCTTGCTGAAAAAGTGGTCGCGGAAAAGAAAAAGACCAAGGCAGGTTAAGCTGTGGGATTTGGGCTTTGCCCCTGCCGCATGCTGTACGTCTCGGCCGAGATCATTGCGGCCAGATGAACAAGGGATCCCAGCTTCATCTGGCTGAAAGTATCCCCGCCGGAGGCATCGCGTGGCAGCGCGATCCAACACACCTCATTCATGCATTGCGGCCTGCGCGCAGAAACAGGACGCTGCAACCGCCCGATCTGCCCGGGCCAGAGCCAGATCCAGGCGTTGTTTGACCTGTAGGATTTCAACATCTTCCCCCCGGGCTTTGAGACAATCGTACAGCCCCTTCAGGCTCCACACGTTGTCGGGATGGATCGAAGCGCGGCTGAGCGAGCCACCAAGGCCAAGATCTTCGCGATAGACAGCCTCTGCTTCTGCCGTATGACCTTGTTCGAACAGCAACGCGCCAAGCGCGTGGCGGGTGGGCTGCATCCAGCCCCAGGGCTCGTCATATGGCAGGGTGTCATCCAACTCGACCGAGCGGCGCAAATGGGCAAAAGCGATCTCAAAATTCCCCTTTCGGTACTCGATCTCACCACGCAGCATTTCCCGGGCAATTTCCAGCAGGTCTATCACGCGGTTGTTGTGCAACCTGCGCGTTTCCGGAACGCATTCCTTGGCTGCGAGAAACAGGTTCTCTTCCGCTTCAGCATGGGCAACATCACCAGTAGCGGCACGTGCGATGGCGCGGGCGTAGTGGGTCGTGGCCGTCAGGGTACGGTAGAGATCCGGATCGGAGGGCAGCTCCAGCGCCTTGGCCTCTTCCCAGCGACCAAAGCGGATCAGGATGTGCGGCCCCATGGACATGTAGCTTTCGAAGTAATCCGCCATGGGGGGGCTTTCGATACGAAGCATTTCTTCGGGCGTCGTTTCCCACAAACCCTGATTGGCGCGCAGGGCAGGTTCGATTTGTCCCAGAAACAGCGCGCCGTAGATGGCGAAGTGATAGTTGTGTTGGCGGTAGCCGGTGTAGATATTGAATGCCCCCTCGCGTTCGTAATACTTCAGATCGGCATCCGAGGCTTTTTCGTTCCAATGCACCACGTTGTGGTAGTGGCCGCAGAGGACGTCGATATGTGTCGGCATGTGAACGAGGTGGCCTGCATCAGGTACCAATGTGCGCAGGACATCACCGGCTTTCAGGGCTTTTTCCGGGGTGGGCGACATTTCCATCAGGTGAACATAAAGATGCAGCAGACCGGGATGCGACATGGCGGCCGGATCGCTGGCCATGGCTGTTTCCAATACTTCCTGAGCCTCAAGCGTTGCGGCGCCTTCAGCAGGCTGGCCGGTTTTCAGATCCCACATTTTCCAGGGCGTCAGGTTCAAAAGCGCTTCGACAAAGAGTGTGCGCAGGTCAAGGTGATCGGAGTGCGCAGCGAACGCCGCGCGCATCGCTTCGGCAAAATCGTGATCCCAAAGGTGCATGTCCTCGGCCGGATCCCGCTGCGGGTATCGCGCTGGAAGGGCCCGGATCAGTGCCTGCTCAACAGGCGTGCAGCCGTCAGCCAATTGAAGTGCGTTTTGCGTGGCATCATAAGCCAGCGCCAGCGCCTTGCTGCGTCCCTGCTCGTCCTGCAAGTCCCATGGCAGGTTGTAATTCGGTCCCGCCGCGTAGGCGACGCCCCAATATGCCATGGCGCATTGGGGGTCATGTTCAGCTGCGCGCTGGAAACAAACTACGGCTTCTTCGTGATTGTATCCATAGGTCCAGTTCAGTCCGCGGTCGAACCACAGCTGAGCCTCGGGAACGGAGGTCGTTCCCGGACAGGAATAGCTGCCCAGATCATAGTATTCACGCATCAGAAGCCCTCCGCTCGGTTCAGGTCGAGAGTAGCGTGTTTCTGACGAGTCGCACAGATCAGGCTGGCAGGCGCTCTTCGACGCGGCCCATATGCAGCATAAGCCCGAAGGCCAGAATGCACATGCTCAGGACGCCAAATGTCAAAGGCGCGATGGACCCATCGAAAAGCAACCCGATCGGCGCGGCAATAGCCGCAGCCAGAACCGTCGAAATGGATCCGATGACCGAGGCTGCCATTCCGGCAATATGCCCCATCGGCTCCATCGCGATGGCGTTCAGGTTGCCCAGTGTTACCCCGGCCATGAAAAACACCATGGTTTGCCAGAATACAAACAGTGCAAATGAGGCGTCCGGCGAAAGGTGCATGGTGTTAAGCGTCATAACAAAAGCGGTGATCAGGATTTGCCCCCCCAGCGCCCATGTCACCATCCGGCGCATGCCCACACGCACCACAAGTGCTGCATTCAACAAGCTGGCCGACCCAGACATCAAAGCCACGAACCCAAACCAGAATGGAAAGCTGTCGGCACGGTCATGGATTACGTCATAGACTGGCTGAACCATTGTCAGCATTGTGAACAGCACCCCCATGCACAGGGTCTGAACCATGATCGAAAGGCGCACGGTCGGATGGGAAAACATATCCTTCGTGGCCGAGAACATCAGCGGTATGCGGAAGGGACGGCGGTTTTCACGGGCCAGAGATTCCGGCAGGCGAACACCCATCCAGGAAATGATGACCAGGGCAAACAGAATGAACGACACAAATATCCCGCGCCAGCCAAAAAGGGCGATTACCCCTGCGCCCAACATCGGTGCGGCTGCGGGTACCAGCGTGAAAATCATCATCGCGATCGAGATGATCCGCGCCATTTCGCGGCCCGAATACAGGTCGCGAATGATTGCCATGGCAACCACGCGCGGACCTGCGGCGCCCAGCCCCTGAACCACGCGCGCAATCAATACCAGCTCCAGTGAAGAACTGGCCCATGCGACGGCAGAAGCTGCTATGTACAAAGCCGCGCCGCCGTAAATGACCGGTTTTCGTCCGATCGCGTCAGAGAGAGGGCCGGTAAAGAAAGTGCCGATCCCCATTCCAAGGACAAAAGACGTCAGGATAAGTTGGGCACGGTTAACGTCATCGGGGCTGAGCTGCGCGCCGATCTCGGGCAGCGCAGGCAGCATAGAATCGATCGAAAAGGCGATGGTGGCGAACATCATTGCAATCAGCGCAATGAATTCCGCCTTCGACATGCGATTAGCCATGAAGCACTCCTAACCCGTTCGCGCTATCACGGCGGGTCGGCATAGGCCAGACTGGAAATTTGCACAGACCTCTGTGCTATTCTGCAGGGGAAGCCTCAAGTTGAGACATGATCTCAGCGATTACTTTCTCCCACATTTCAGGAGGTTGCGCGCCCGGCACCGCATGTTGGTTCGCGACAATGAAGGTCGGAACCGAACTGACGCCCATTTCGCGAGAATGAGCATCGCGGTTGCGGATATCCTCGCGGTCGGCGTCGGATTTCAGCAGCTTCATGACCACGGCTGCGTCCATTCCGGTGCTGTCTGCGATGTCGGCCAACACCTCGTGGTCGCCGATGTCGCGGCCCTGCACGAAATAGGCGTCGAACAGCGCATCCACCACCTCGTTCTGCTTGCCCTCGATCCCTGCCCAGTGGATCAGGCGATGGGCGTCCAGCGTGTTGGGGGTACGTTTCATGGCCTCGAAGTTGATGTTCAGACCGGCCTTTTCGGCATGTTCCACCACCGGCGCATAGGCGCGCAACGCGCCGTCCTTGCCGCCGAACTTGCGCTCAAGATACTCGCGCCGATCCATACCCGCATCCGGCATGTCAGGATTCAACTGGAACGGATGCCATTCAATGACAAAGGGGTGGTCGGGCACATTGGCCAGAGCCTTGTCCAGATGGGTTTTGCCAATATAGCACCACGGGCAGATCGGATCGGACAGGATATCGAGCTTGACGGTCTGGGTCATTTTGTTGGTGCCTCGAAATAGGCCGGCAGCGCCCGGCGCAGGAGTTTGCCATTTCCGCCGGTTGGCAGGGCAGGCAAATGGATGAAGGCGCGAGGCTGTTTGTACCGCGCCAGGTTGGCTTCGACATAGGTGCGCAACGGCGTATCGTCCAGCTTTTCCGGGCCCGTATAAAAGGCCGCTATCACAAATGTGTCCGGTTTGACCTCGACTGCCGCTGCGCCGACTTGGGTTATGCCCGGATAGCGGGCAAGAACGGCTTCGACCTCGACCGGGGACACGCGATAGCCACCCGCGTTCATCATGTCGTCGTCGCGGCCCAGATAGCTGATCTGGCCATCCACTGCCATGGCCCCCTGATCGCCAGTCAGAAACCATTCACCCTGCATCCGCGTTTCAACGTCCTCGGGTGCGTTAAGATAGGTCAGCATCAACCCGGGGTCAGAGCGGTGAATGGCAATTGTACCTTCCTGCCCCTGTGGCACCGGACCGTCCGGACCAAGGATCGCCACTCGACGCCCGGGTTGCGGTTGTCCCAGTGCGTCGCCGCGCGCAAGATGGTCCGGGCTGGAGGAAATGAAGGTAGAGCATTCGGACATGCCGTAGGCTTCGAACAGCTCGGTGCCGGTGGCATTCAGCCACTGTTCGTGCAGGGCGCGCGACAGTTTCTCGCCCGCGCATAATCCGTGGCGCAGGTCTGGCAGCTCCATCCGATTGCGCCCTTGCAATATCTTGCGAAAGACCCCCGGAGCCGCAGCAAAGATCGTTGCACCGTGCTGGCGTAGCAAGGCAGGCAACGCATTGATTTCGGTGCCGGGTTCCGGGATCAGGGCCGTCGCACCGATGGTCCATGGGTCCATCAAGCCAGTGCCCAGCGTATAGGTCCAGTTGAAAGCCCCCGCGTGACACAGCCGGTCGGTCTCGCGCAGACCATACCAGCCATCGACCATCATCTGCCGCGCCCAGATTGCCCGGTGGGCATGGGCCACGGCACGAGGCTTGCCCGAAGTTCCAGAGGTGTAGACGACATAGGCCATACGTTCCGGATCGCCCATGTCAAAACCTGCCGTGGGCAGGTTTCGCATCGCTTTCAACGCGTCCAGCCTGATCTGCTTGGAATGCGAGGCACAGGCAACATCCGGATCGCGCAGTATGGCCGCCGGAGAAAGCTCGTCGATCATTTTGGCGGTTTCGGGTTCCGTCAGTTGCGACGATGTCGGCACCGGTACGATACCCACGGCAATTGCACCCAGATAGGCAATCGGGAAGTCCACCGTATTGCCCAGCCGCATCAGGGCGATATCTCCGGGTTTCAATCCTGCCCGCAGCAACCCCGCGCCGGTGCCCAGCACGGCTGTTTTCAGATTGCGAAAGCTCCAATCCTGCGTATCGTTTTCACGCAAGACTGACAAAGCCACTTTATCCGGGGCTTGATCCGCGCAGCCCAGAACATGAGCTGCCAGATTGAAAGGCGTGGGGCAGGGCGCAGGCGCCCCCTGATCGAATATTGACAACATGGCCTCTGGCTATCGCGCCGCCTGTCGCGTTGCAAGCGTGGCTGGCCGGGCCTATAGAAGGGTCATGAGCACTCAAGATCCCAAATCTCTGATCCGAATTGCCCGCAACTCTGGCGAACACACCGAAGTTGAACCGTTGGACCTTGGCGCGCGTGTGAGAGAGCTGCGCAAAGCACGGGAATGGACATTGGAGCAAGCCGCCAGTCAGGCCGGTTTGGCACGTTCGACCCTCAGCAAGATCGAAAACGGGCAGATGTCGCCGACCTACGACGCGCTCAAGAAGCTTGCGACTGGATTGGAGATTTCGGTTCCGCAGCTTTTCACGCCGCCCCAGCGCGATCAGGTGATCGGGCGTATGGCGATAACCCGTCTGGGCGACGGCACGGCGCACGCCACAACCACTTATGAACATGAGTTGCTGGCCGAAACCCTGACCAAGAAACAAATGCTGCCCTATCGCGCGCGGGTCCGCGCGAGATCAATGGAGGAATTTGACGGCTGGGTGCGCCATGACGGAGAAGAGTTCATGTATGTACTGACCGGTGTCGTCAAGCTTTACACCGAGTTTTATGAGCCGGTGGAGATGCGCAGGGGCGACAGCGCCTATTACGACGGCAGCATGGGCCACAATGTGATTTCCGTCAGTGACGAAGACGCGACTATCCTTTGGGTCACATCACTTGCTTAAAGCGGCACTGCTGAATTCACGGTTCAGCCCTTCGGTGAACAGGAAGTCTTCGACCTCCTCATGCGCCTCATTCATTGTAAGTTGGTGACGTTCGGCCAAATAGGCTTCAAATCCTTTTCGATCCTTCAACACGCGCATCATGTCTTTGTCACGCAAGTTCGGAAAACGCCGCTTTGCGCGTTCGCAGGCCGCGCTCCAGTCTTTTGTAAGATCGGTCCAGTTCATCATCAATGAGCTTCCCTTAGCAACGATTAGGACTGCTCTCCCCCACATCAGAGTACGAACGGGGTGCCGTAACGAAAGACATGACAAAATGTCGCATCCTGAGGCCGCGCCTTTTTTGGGGGGAATTGTGCCCGCTGCGAAGTATCCGCAGCGGGGCGACGGGCCTACATTTGGTGTGAGTGGTGGCGGGCCCGGTTGTTCTTTGGTTCCCAGCGTCCGATTGTCCGGGCAGTCCGGGATCTTGGGCTGGCACCAGCTATCTATGACGACTAAATATGCCATTTTATACAGGTTTTTCTAGATGAGTAAAACTGTTTGAGGGCGTTTCCTGCGGGATCACCCGGTGGTGATTGTGTTGGCGGCCCAGTACGGCGGTTTGGGTGCAATCAAACGATATCTTGTATGACGCGGCAATGTGCTGAATTTTGCCGACTGATGGAGTCTTCCTGACCGCAGATTGTATAGAACTGCTGAAACTTCGAGCTTCTGACGTTCGGAATGCCCGCTTGGAAAAACCCGCCGGGATCACATACCCATCGGCTGGCCCTGGGATCACGCCTCTACCGGGCGTCGTACCACCACACTTCTGGCATGTATTGCGGACCGTCACCATAGATGGGCAGGGTTTTCGGGTGCTTCAGTTCCTTGACATGCGCAATTCGTCCGATGTCAAAGCTCCAGATCGGGATGACATAGCGGCCTGCTGTCAGTACCCGGTCCAGCGCGCGGGTGGCATCGGTGAAGTCCTCGCGGGTTTTTGAGGCGAGCATGGCATCGATCATTGCGTCAACTGCGGGCGAGGATACGCCCATCAGGTTGCGTGTGCCGGGGGCATCAGCAGTCTCGCTGCCCCAATAAAGACGCTGTTCGTTGCCAGGAGACAGAGAAAGCGCCCGGCGGAACGTCGTGACGTCAAAGTCCAGTTCAGAGGTGCGTCCGACATATTGGGCATTGTCGACTTGTTCCGTCGTGACCTGAATGCCAAGGCGTTCCAGCGCGCGGGAATAGATCTCGACCACTGTTGCCATCTCGCTGTCGCCCTGTTGAAGCAGGAAAGTCACCTGAAAAGCATCACCATTTCCATTGCGCAGTGCGCCGTCCTGAACGGTCCAACCTGCCTCGGTCAAAAGCTTGGTGGCCTCGCGAAGGTTTGCCCGGTTCCGGGCCGACCCGTCACCCTTCGGCAGCTCATACCCTTCCAACGTGCCTGGCAACAGGATGTCAGCGTAAGGAAGCAACAGGTCTCTTACCTGCCCTTGGGCCGGGCCGGGCTGCATGGCAAGGTCGGACCCCGAGAAATAAGACGCGATCCTTGGTTGGGCGCCACCGGTTACCGTGTCGTTGATGAACTCAAAATTGAAGGCAAGCATCAGCGCTTCGCGCACACGCCAGTCGTCGAACGGGGCCTTTCGTGTATTCATCACGAACCCGGTCATTCCCGAAGGTTTTCCATGCGGAATTTCAGTTTTGATCACATCGCCCCGCTGCACAGCGGGAAAGTTGTATTGCGTGTCCCATTTGTCGGCATTGAATTCACGGACGGCCGACAACTCTCCGGCCTTGAAGGCTTCGAACAAGACGCTGCCGTCGCCGTAGAATTCGATCCGCAGCTCATTAAGGTTCATGGTGCCGCGGCGAAACGGAATGTCGTTCCCCCAATAGTCCGGATTGCGTCGCAGATTCACGTGGCGTCCCGCTTCGTAGCTATCGATCACATAAGGGCCGGTTCCAATCGGCACATCATGCAGTTGCGCGTCAGCGAAGTCCTTTCCCTCCCATTGTGCCTTTTGCAGGATCGGACGCATCCCTGCCAGCAGCGCAAGCTCTCGATCGGGTTCATTGAACGTGATCCTCACCGAGCGCGGGCCTGTTTGTTCGATGTCGTCGATCTTGCCCCAAAGACCGCGATAGCGCAGATGCCCCTGCGTGCCCAAAGTCTCGTAAGACCAGATCACATCATCGATCGTGACCGGGCTGCCGTCGGAAAAACGCGCCTCTTCCCGCAGGGTGAATTCGACCCAGGACCGGTCTGGATCGGTCTCAACTGATTCGGCTAACAGCCCGTAAAGTGTGAAAGGTTCGTCCCAGGATCGCCCCATCAGGCTTTCATGGGTCCAGAAAGGCAATTGCCATGGCGAAGTGCCTTTTTGCAAAAACGGGTTCAGACTGTTAAAGCCGCCCGTGTTTCCGAAAACAGCTTTGCCACCTTTGGGCGCATCCGGGTTCGCATAGGGGAGAGACACAAAATCCGGTGGTAGGGCCGGGTCCCCGTACATAGCTATGCCATGAGACGATTCTGCATGGGCGACAGACATCACGAAAATGCTGGCGATTCCCGCCGCAAGTGATCGAAACGGACGGAGAAATTCCGGGCTCATTTTGGAAACAATCCTGCTCTGGCCTTATTTTGTTGGAGATCATCGTAGTGATGATTTTTCTTATTATCAAACTTTTAGCTTGGACCAAGGCGCAGAATTGCTTATAAAGGTTGCACTGCTCGATAGGTTTCTTGCCTGTATGAAACCTGCCTCAATAACTTAACGCCCGCTTCGTGCGGGCGTTTTTTTGTGCGTCGCGAAGTCTCAGGCCGGGATTCCAATCTGATGTGTTTCCCCGTTTTCTTTGCAGGTGCAGCATGGCATGGTGCGCCTGATTAACGCTTGAGGGAGAATGGACATGAGCCTGTCCGGTAAAACGGCAATCATCACGGGATCAAATTCGGGCATCGGGCTGGGCGTAGCGCGCGAGCTGGCCAAGGCGGGTGCCGATGTGGTTCTGAATTCCTATACGGATCGCGATGAAGATCATGCGCTTGCCGCAGAGATTGCGAAAGAGACCGGAACCAATGCGCGCTACATCAAGGCCGACATGTCCAAGGGCGAGGAATGCCGATCACTGATCGAACAGGCGGGGTCCTGTGATATTCTGGTGAACAATGCTGGTATTCAGCATGTCTCTCCGATCGATAAGTTCCCGGTTGAAAAATGGGACGCAATTATCGCAATCAACATGAACTCGGCCTTTCACACCTCGGCGGCTGCGTTGCCGATGATGCGCAAGGCGGGTTGGGGGCGGGTGGTGAACATCGCCTCGGCCCATGGTCTGACGGCATCCCCTTACAAGGCGGCATATGTTGCGGCCAAGCACGGCGTGGTGGGAATGACCAAGACCGTAGCGCTGGAAACCGCGCAGGAACCGATCACCTGCAATGCCATCTGCCCGGGCTACGTTCTGACGCCGCTGGTCGAGGCGCAGATCCCCGACACGATGAAAGAATACAACATGAGCCGCGAGGATGTGGTGAAGAACATTCTTTTGGAACGGCAACCCTCCAAGGAGTTCGCCACCGTCGAGCAATTGGGTGGAACGACTATCTTCCTGTGTTCGGACGCGGCGGCTCAGATCACCGGAACCACAATTTCAGTCGATGGTGGCTGGACAGCACTTTGAGGTTTAAAGGGGGCCATTGCCCTCATTCCCCCGAAGCATTCTTTTGCAGAGACGAAGGGGCAGCGACGTGAAACGGATCAATCTGGCTTTGCAGGGGGGTGGCGCGCATGGCGCGTTCACTTGGGGTGTGCTTGACCGGCTGCTGGATGAGGAAGACATCGAGGTCGCTGCCATCACCGGAACTTCCGCAGGGGCGCTGAACGCAGCGGCGTACAAGTCGGGAATGGTTCATTCAGGGCGCGAAGGAGCGCGGGCGCGCCTGGACGGGTTGTGGCAGCGAATGGGCGCGATTGGCGACATGCGTTTCGCCAACTGGTTTCGCGGCCTGGAACCGGCGACCATTGCGCAGGCGATGGAATATTCGGTACCGTTTTCAATCGGGGATGCGTGGTCGCGAATGGTGTCGCCCTATGCGTATGGGCCGTTCTACAGCAACCCGCTGGAACCGGTGGTGGACAGGTTCAATTTTGACGAGATTTGCGCGGAAGAAGGCCCGCGCCTTTTCGTGTGTGCCACTTGCGTACGCAGCGGCAAGATCCGCGTCTTTACCGGCGACGAGATCAGCACGGACGCTATCCTGGCCTCGGCCTGTTTACCGACCCTGTTCAAGGCGGTTGAGATTTTTGATCCGAAAACAAACCGGACCGAAGCCTACTGGGACGGCGGGTATACCGGCAATCCGGCTCTCTATCCGCTGTTCAACGATGATTTGCCGGATGACGTGGTGATCGTGAACATCAATCCGCTGGAGCGCGACGAAGTTCCGGTCACACCGCAGCAAATTCAGAACCGGATCAACGAGATCAGCTTCAACTCATCCCTATTTCGCGAGTTGCGGGCGATCAGCTTTGTCCAACGGTTGCTGAAAGAGGGCAAGCTGACCTCCGGAGAGATGAGCCGCGTTCTAGTTCACATAATTGCAGATAACGAGTTGATGAACAGCCTGTCTGTTGCCACCAAGACCGTGCCCAATCCGGTCATACTGCATAAGCTAAAACAGGCCGGACGGGACGCCGCGGACGGTTTTCTTGCCAAACACAAGGACGATTTGGGGCAGACCAGCACAATTGATCTGCCTGCGATGTTCAGCTGATTACTCGGGTGGCTGGGTCGGATCTTTTCCATTCGGATAGACAAGCCCCGCTGAAATCACCAGTTTGGCTGCGTCTTCGATGCTCATATCCAGCAAGATCACGTCTTCTGCGGGGAAGAACAACAGAAACCCCGACGTCGGGTTGGGCGTCGTGGGTACGAATACGCTCAGCAGCTCTCCGCCGGTTTCGGCACGTTCGCTTACCTCACCCTTGGCGCTGGTGGAGACAAAGCCGATGGCCCAGATCCCGCGACGCGGGTACTGGATCAGGCAGGCTTTTTCAAAAGAACGCTCAGTCTGGGCAAACACCGTTTCCGAAATCTGTTTGATCCCGGAATAGACCGAGCGCACGACGGGCATCCGGTCAACAACACTTTCGGCGAAGTGGATCAGGGAACGGCCCAGAATACCCTTGGCGATCCAGCCGACCAGAATGGTGAAGATCAGGAAGATGACCACGCCCACACCGCGCAGGTTGATGCCCACGTACTGTTCTGGCTGGAACTGGTGTGGCACCAGTGGAAGAACCGCGCTATCGATCCAGCCGACCACCGACCAGATCAGCCAGACCGTCAACCAGACAGGCGCAATGACAACGACGCCCGTCAGAAAGGACGCGCGCAGCCGTGAAAGCATGCCTGGGCGGCGGTGAGGTTCTTCGTCGAACGGTGTATTCATGGTGGTTCCGAATGGTTTCCGGAATTAGGTAGTCAATCCACGGCCTTGGTACAATAGGTTAACGTCACCTCTGTTTGACCAGCGCTTGCGCGATCTTTGCCGCCAACCGTGCATTGTTTCGAACAAGGGCGATATTGGCGACCAAGGACCGGCCTTCGGTCTTTTCAAAGATTCGTTGCAGCAGATAGGGGGTCACGGCTTTGCCGGTGATACGATGGGCATCCGCATCTGACTGAGCCTCGGCGATGATCGGGGCCAGTTCCTCGGACGGGATCTGATCAGCGGCCGGGATCGGATTTGCCACCAACTGCCCGCCGGGCAGACCCAGCGCGCGGCGGGTGGAGTGGGCTTTGGCGATGGCGTCGGCACTGTCCATACGAAGGGGCGCGGCAAAGGGCGACTTTGCCGACCAGAACGCAGGAAACTCGTCCTGACCATGT contains:
- a CDS encoding DUF502 domain-containing protein, with amino-acid sequence MNTPFDEEPHRRPGMLSRLRASFLTGVVVIAPVWLTVWLIWSVVGWIDSAVLPLVPHQFQPEQYVGINLRGVGVVIFLIFTILVGWIAKGILGRSLIHFAESVVDRMPVVRSVYSGIKQISETVFAQTERSFEKACLIQYPRRGIWAIGFVSTSAKGEVSERAETGGELLSVFVPTTPNPTSGFLLFFPAEDVILLDMSIEDAAKLVISAGLVYPNGKDPTQPPE